The Candidatus Nomurabacteria bacterium genome segment AAAAATCACCATCACCAGATACAATGATGGCTTTGTCGTATAGATTGTATACTTTCGCCGCAGCGTACAACACGAGTTCGGCGTCTACATTCCCCTTTACCGTCACTACTTCGTCTACAGTATATTCTGTCGTTGGCTTTAATATAAGCTCATAGCCCATTTCATGCAAATTTTCATACAATAATTCATTGCCCTCTACCTGACCAATAAATAAATACGCACGTTTGACGTTATATTTATTCTTTAAATACAAACGAAATTTTCTAAAATCTAAATCCCACCCAGCACTTTTCACACCGAGATTAAGGTTTTGACTGTCTATAAATGCGTAATTATGGTCCGTACTTGCCATTACTCCTTATAGTACGCTCCTGTTTTGATATTTGCACGCATCATGCGCAAATGTTTTATAGAAAATCAGGCATCAAATATATCTTCACCTAAATGTTTTTGAAGGCGTATTTTTATAGATCCTTCGTGCCTCCCTAAAGCTTTGCTTAGTTGCGGTATTGATAGTCCATCGCTAAACTGCGTCACTAGTTTTTTATCGTCAGCCTCTGACCATGGCTTGTAGGCGTTAGGGTGTGTAATACGCATCTTTGCTAATTTGTCTGCCCAGCTACCTTGTTGTTTCTTGGTAAGTATCTCGGTTTTAAGCGGCTTCGTCTTACCCCATTCGTTTATGTGATGCTGGTATTCTTGAATTGCCTGTTTGCTTTTTAAACGGAGTTCTTCATCGAGTTGTTTTGCAACGGGGCTTACTTTAAGCGCCA includes the following:
- a CDS encoding NYN domain-containing protein, encoding MASTDHNYAFIDSQNLNLGVKSAGWDLDFRKFRLYLKNKYNVKRAYLFIGQVEGNELLYENLHEMGYELILKPTTEYTVDEVVTVKGNVDAELVLYAAAKVYNLYDKAIIVSGDGDFYCLIEYLEQKEKLLHVMVPNDKYSKLLRKYTTFIVRINQLRNMLQYTKKTRSSGRSKP